In Cololabis saira isolate AMF1-May2022 chromosome 10, fColSai1.1, whole genome shotgun sequence, a single window of DNA contains:
- the LOC133451962 gene encoding phosphoribosyltransferase domain-containing protein 1-like codes for MDAQGDHDIVVLCAEKSLPVLCKPGSSHLIRLKSYLGIVGTGKTMKTLLNHVKAFKPKMIKVAGLLVKRVQQSSACVPDYVGFEIPNRFVVGYALDYNEYFRDLNVSQTAITLFRGRAQDYGTYW; via the exons ATGGATGCCCAGGGGGACCACGACATCGTGGTGCTGTGCGCTGAAAAAAGCCTACCAGTTCTGTGCAAACCTGGTTCGTCTCATCTCATCCGTCTCAAGAGCTATCTG GGCATCGTGGGCACAGGAAAGACAATGAAGACTCTCCTAAACCATGTCAAAGCTTTCAagccaaaaatgatcaaagtagCAGG ACTGCTGGTGAAGAGAGTTCAACAAAGCTCAGCGTGTGTTCCTGACT ACGTCGGCTTTGAGATACCGAATCGTTTTGTGGTTGGATATGCGTTGGACTACAATGAGTATTTTAGAGACCTCAATGTGAGTCAGACAGCAATAACTTTATTTAGAGGAAGAGCTCAGGAT tatGGTACATATTGGTGA